The Candidatus Rokuibacteriota bacterium genome includes a window with the following:
- a CDS encoding 2-oxoacid:ferredoxin oxidoreductase subunit gamma, with the protein LAQLGRGRAGKGVPPNMAALGALVALTDLVPLPALVETAMARVPRGTEGPNRQALEAGYAAARGTK; encoded by the coding sequence CTGGCGCAGCTCGGCCGGGGACGCGCGGGCAAGGGCGTGCCGCCGAACATGGCCGCGCTCGGCGCGCTGGTCGCGCTCACGGACCTCGTGCCCCTGCCGGCCCTGGTCGAAACGGCGATGGCGCGGGTTCCCCGCGGAACGGAGGGGCCGAATCGGCAGGCGCTCGAGGCCGGCTATGCCGCTGCCAGGGGGACGAAATGA
- a CDS encoding ABC transporter ATP-binding protein, with protein MLRLGGVQSGYGSVPVLRGVSVEIGKGQIAALLGANGAGKTTTMRTIMGFLRPSAGEIDFDGRSIAGLPTPRIVRAGLSLVPERRELFPQMTVRENLELGAYSRRDRRTIGEDLERVYGYFPVLRNRLGQLAGTLSGGEQQMLAISRALMTCPRTLLLDEPSLGLSPRIVQDIFDIIARLNGEGLAILLVEQNAAMALTIADYVYVLDRGVVAYEGPPEEFAETDLALAYLG; from the coding sequence ATGCTGAGGCTCGGCGGCGTGCAGAGCGGGTACGGGTCCGTGCCCGTTCTCCGCGGCGTCAGCGTCGAGATCGGCAAAGGCCAGATCGCTGCGCTGCTGGGCGCCAACGGAGCCGGCAAGACGACGACCATGCGGACCATCATGGGTTTTCTGCGCCCGTCGGCTGGAGAGATCGACTTCGACGGCAGGTCGATCGCCGGGCTGCCCACCCCGCGCATCGTCCGGGCCGGACTCAGCCTGGTGCCCGAGCGCCGCGAGCTGTTCCCGCAGATGACCGTACGCGAGAACCTGGAGCTCGGGGCCTACAGTCGCCGGGACCGGCGAACCATCGGCGAGGACCTGGAGCGCGTGTATGGCTATTTCCCTGTCCTCAGAAACCGCCTGGGGCAGCTGGCGGGGACGCTATCGGGCGGGGAGCAGCAGATGCTGGCCATCAGCCGGGCCCTCATGACCTGCCCCCGGACGCTCCTCCTCGACGAGCCGTCGCTCGGGCTGTCACCGCGGATCGTTCAGGATATCTTCGACATCATTGCCCGACTCAACGGAGAGGGGCTGGCGATCCTCCTGGTGGAGCAGAACGCCGCGATGGCGCTGACCATTGCCGACTACGTGTACGTTCTCGACCGCGGGGTGGTCGCCTACGAGGGGCCGCCCGAGGAGTTCGCCGAAACGGACCTCGCCCTGGCGTACCTGGGGTGA
- a CDS encoding glutamate--tRNA ligase, with protein MREPVRVRFAPSPTGHLHVGGARTALFNWAFARRHQGVFILRVEDTDRSRSTEEYIESILEALAWLGLDWGEGPPTAGYRQTERLEIYKAHADRLLGEGRAYRCRCPADVLDALRREAQARGETFRYPGTCREAAVPASEPSVLRLRVPAEGQTVVEDAIHGPVTFDHAQLDDWILVRSDGTPTYNFCVVVDDVTMQITHVIRGNDHLSNTPKQIQCYAALGYPLPVFAHIPMILGPDRSRLSKRHGATSVQAFRDAGIMPEAMLNYLARLGWSHGDQEIFSREDIARHFELAQVGQAAAIFDRAKLEWLSMHWIKQAPPERLATQLAPFLERTGLPVPRDRAWLGRVAETLTERSHTLVEMAEKAAFYLRPPAAYDPQATARFWTAEARERYALLIKRLEAQADLDPATVEALYRELAAQLGLKLVDLAQLTRIAVTGTMVSPPIFQVVSLLGKAETLARLKAAQSATLERAPR; from the coding sequence ATGCGGGAGCCGGTGCGTGTCCGCTTTGCCCCCAGCCCCACGGGGCACCTGCACGTGGGAGGCGCCCGCACCGCGCTGTTCAACTGGGCCTTCGCGCGCCGGCACCAGGGGGTCTTCATCCTCAGGGTCGAGGACACGGACCGCTCGCGCTCCACGGAGGAGTACATCGAGTCGATCCTCGAGGCCCTCGCGTGGCTCGGGCTCGACTGGGGCGAGGGGCCGCCCACGGCGGGCTATCGCCAGACGGAGCGGCTGGAGATCTACAAGGCGCACGCCGATCGCCTGCTCGGCGAGGGCCGCGCCTATCGCTGCCGCTGCCCGGCCGACGTGCTGGACGCCCTCCGCCGTGAGGCGCAGGCTCGCGGCGAGACCTTTCGCTATCCGGGCACCTGCCGGGAGGCCGCCGTGCCGGCCTCGGAGCCGAGCGTCCTTCGCCTGCGCGTGCCGGCCGAGGGGCAGACCGTCGTGGAGGATGCCATCCACGGGCCCGTCACCTTCGACCACGCGCAGCTCGACGACTGGATCCTGGTGCGCAGCGACGGGACGCCCACCTACAACTTCTGCGTCGTGGTGGACGACGTGACGATGCAGATCACCCACGTCATCCGCGGCAACGACCACCTGTCGAACACGCCAAAGCAGATCCAGTGCTACGCGGCCCTGGGCTACCCGCTGCCGGTGTTCGCCCACATCCCGATGATCCTCGGCCCGGACAGGAGCCGTCTCAGCAAGCGCCACGGCGCCACCTCCGTCCAGGCCTTCCGCGACGCCGGGATCATGCCCGAGGCCATGCTCAACTACCTGGCCCGGCTCGGCTGGTCCCATGGCGATCAGGAGATCTTCTCCCGGGAGGACATCGCCCGGCACTTCGAGCTGGCGCAGGTGGGGCAGGCTGCGGCCATCTTCGATCGCGCCAAGCTCGAGTGGCTCTCCATGCACTGGATCAAGCAGGCGCCGCCCGAGCGGCTGGCGACGCAGCTCGCGCCGTTTCTCGAAAGGACCGGCCTGCCGGTGCCCCGGGACCGGGCCTGGCTCGGGCGCGTGGCGGAGACGCTCACGGAACGCTCCCACACGCTGGTGGAGATGGCCGAGAAGGCCGCCTTCTACTTGCGGCCGCCCGCGGCCTACGATCCGCAGGCCACGGCCCGCTTCTGGACCGCGGAGGCGCGCGAGCGCTACGCGCTTCTGATCAAGCGGCTCGAGGCCCAGGCCGACCTCGACCCGGCGACCGTCGAGGCGCTGTATCGGGAGCTGGCGGCGCAACTCGGGCTCAAGCTCGTGGACCTCGCTCAGCTCACTCGCATCGCCGTCACGGGCACGATGGTGAGCCCGCCCATCTTCCAGGTGGTGAGCCTCCTCGGTAAGGCCGAGACCCTCGCCCGCCTGAAGGCCGCCCAGTCGGCAACGCTCGAACGGGCGCCCCGATGA
- a CDS encoding histidine phosphatase family protein — MRLLLARHGQSVSNAVRRFQGVQDVPLSEIGVRQAEALGVALGRRRVAAIYTSPLQRARRTAEIAAARLGAPVVSVEALRELSLGEWEGRTVEEIRALPGDPYARWVRDPVAGLPPGGEPLPDVQARVVGALEAIAAAHPNGDDVLVVCHGGVISAFLAHCLGLSLSAIWRVTLSNGSLTEVAPPRVLSVNDTTHLAGRAAAGVAALSP; from the coding sequence ATGCGCTTGCTGCTGGCGCGCCACGGGCAGTCGGTCTCCAATGCGGTGCGCCGCTTCCAGGGGGTGCAGGACGTGCCGCTGTCCGAGATCGGCGTGCGCCAGGCGGAGGCCCTCGGCGTGGCCCTCGGGCGCCGCCGGGTGGCGGCGATCTACACGAGCCCGCTCCAGCGCGCCCGGCGGACAGCGGAGATCGCGGCCGCACGACTCGGCGCGCCTGTGGTGAGCGTGGAGGCGTTGCGCGAGCTGTCGCTCGGGGAGTGGGAGGGCCGCACCGTGGAGGAGATCCGGGCCTTGCCGGGTGATCCCTATGCCCGGTGGGTGCGGGACCCGGTGGCGGGGCTGCCACCGGGCGGCGAGCCCTTGCCGGATGTCCAGGCGCGCGTCGTCGGGGCCCTCGAGGCCATCGCGGCGGCCCACCCCAACGGCGACGACGTGCTGGTGGTCTGCCACGGCGGCGTTATCAGCGCCTTCCTCGCCCACTGCCTGGGGCTGTCGCTGTCGGCCATCTGGCGGGTCACCCTCTCCAACGGCTCGCTCACCGAGGTGGCGCCGCCGCGCGTCCTCTCGGTCAACGACACGACGCACCTCGCCGGCCGCGCAGCGGCGGGCGTGGCCGCGCTGAGCCCGTGA
- a CDS encoding Na/Pi cotransporter family protein has protein sequence MTLLALFGGLALLLYGMQLTGEGLQRAAGGHLRHLLTSLTRTRLAAVGSGAVVTALIQSSSATTLMLIGFVSAGLVSFRQSLGVILGADIGTTVTVQLLAFNIQELALLLVGVGFAMFFFARRGMAKNIGQAILGFGFLFLGMRVMTEGIAPLAGHDLTRQVLLAFAASPVLGILAGAFLSATMASSAATIGLTLSLATQGLLGLAGAVPVVLGANIGTCATALAASLRTSSDARRVAAAHIAFKVLGVALVFPFVHPLTGLVAQTAQEPARQIANAHTLFNVAISALFLPFATVAARAIIALVPEEERADNPFKTRYLDDRYLDQPSLAIGQATREALRMGDVAQAMLRDAMAVLRTDNQELLEDVERRDDQLDYLEREIKIFLSRLGRETMSPDLAQKEIALITFIGNLENIGDIIDKNLMELARKKLYQGRKFSEAGEAELIEFHALVSKNLERAIACFAANDRSLAQEVLDQRPVVRQREREMRESHLTRLRRGLAESLETSEIHLDVLTNLKRISSHITALVFPILEEV, from the coding sequence GTGACATTGCTCGCGCTCTTCGGCGGCCTGGCCCTCCTCCTCTACGGCATGCAGCTCACCGGGGAGGGGCTCCAGCGCGCGGCGGGCGGCCACCTGCGCCACCTGCTCACCAGCCTGACGCGCACGCGGCTGGCGGCGGTGGGCTCGGGCGCCGTGGTGACGGCCCTCATCCAGTCCTCGTCCGCGACGACCCTCATGCTCATCGGGTTCGTCTCCGCGGGGCTGGTGTCCTTCCGCCAGTCGCTGGGCGTGATCCTCGGCGCCGACATCGGCACGACCGTCACGGTGCAGCTGCTCGCCTTCAACATCCAGGAGCTCGCGCTGCTCCTGGTGGGCGTGGGCTTCGCCATGTTCTTCTTCGCGCGCCGGGGCATGGCCAAGAACATCGGGCAGGCGATCCTCGGGTTCGGCTTCCTGTTCCTGGGCATGCGCGTGATGACCGAGGGCATCGCCCCGCTGGCCGGCCACGACCTCACGCGCCAGGTGCTCCTGGCCTTCGCGGCGAGCCCCGTCCTCGGGATCCTGGCCGGCGCCTTCCTGAGCGCCACCATGGCCTCCTCCGCCGCCACCATCGGGCTCACGCTCTCCCTGGCGACCCAGGGGCTGCTGGGGCTGGCCGGCGCCGTTCCCGTCGTCCTGGGGGCGAATATCGGGACCTGCGCCACCGCGCTGGCGGCGAGCCTCCGCACCTCGTCCGACGCGCGCCGCGTGGCGGCCGCGCACATCGCCTTCAAGGTGCTCGGGGTGGCGCTGGTCTTCCCGTTCGTCCATCCGCTGACGGGGCTGGTGGCCCAGACGGCCCAGGAGCCGGCCCGCCAGATCGCCAACGCCCACACGCTCTTCAACGTGGCGATCAGCGCGCTCTTCCTGCCCTTCGCCACCGTGGCCGCCCGCGCCATCATCGCGCTGGTGCCGGAGGAGGAGCGCGCCGACAACCCGTTCAAGACGCGCTACCTGGACGACCGGTACCTCGACCAGCCCTCGCTGGCCATCGGCCAGGCGACGCGCGAGGCCCTCCGCATGGGGGATGTGGCCCAGGCCATGCTCCGGGACGCCATGGCCGTGCTCCGGACGGACAACCAGGAGCTCCTCGAGGACGTCGAGCGGCGCGACGACCAGCTCGACTACCTGGAGCGGGAGATCAAGATCTTCCTCTCGCGCCTCGGCCGCGAGACCATGAGCCCCGACCTGGCCCAGAAGGAGATCGCGCTGATCACCTTCATCGGCAACCTGGAGAACATCGGCGACATCATCGACAAGAACCTGATGGAGCTGGCCCGGAAGAAGCTCTACCAGGGCCGCAAGTTCTCGGAGGCCGGGGAGGCCGAGCTGATCGAGTTCCACGCCCTCGTCTCCAAGAACCTCGAGCGCGCCATCGCCTGCTTCGCCGCCAACGACCGGAGCCTCGCCCAGGAGGTGCTGGACCAGCGGCCCGTCGTGCGCCAGCGGGAGCGGGAGATGCGGGAGTCGCACCTCACGCGGCTGCGTCGCGGGCTGGCCGAGTCGCTGGAGACCTCCGAGATCCACCTGGACGTGCTCACGAACCTCAAGCGCATCTCGTCGCACATCACGGCGCTGGTCTTTCCGATCCTGGAAGAGGTGTAG
- the glgA gene encoding glycogen synthase GlgA, protein MPQQRLRVLFMASEVAPFAKTGGLAEVAAALPRALRALGHDVRLLMPKYRGVDAHCGDLRVVIPQLRVPLGDRVAEGALWEGRTPSGLPVYFLAHDHYYDRDGLYGTNDGDYWDNCERFIFFCRGGLEALGALGRDTVQGWRPQLIHVNDWQTGLVPVYLRTLYRDHPGLGRVATLFTIHNLAYQGVFWHYDMPMTGLGWDLFTPAGIEFYGKINFLKGGLVFADLLTTVSRTYAHEVRTAELGNGLEGVLEERSQDLHGVINGIDYEEWNPEKDAALVRRYSVSDLEGRAACRAALCRELGLAGGPGLLLGMVTRLADQKGLDLTLEALPELLAAGASLALLGSGAPHLEEAFTQAAAQHPGRVAVRIGFDDDLARRIYAGVDCFLMPSRYEPCGLGQLIALRYGAVPIVRRTGGLADTVRAFDPARRLGTGFLFDGFTAEDLVDAVRRADAVHRDPALWGGLVRHAMAEDFSWDASARDYVTLYRKALRARPPRA, encoded by the coding sequence ATGCCTCAGCAGCGTCTCCGGGTTCTGTTCATGGCATCCGAGGTGGCGCCCTTCGCCAAGACCGGCGGGCTGGCCGAGGTGGCCGCGGCCCTGCCGCGGGCGCTACGCGCCCTGGGACACGACGTCCGCCTGCTCATGCCCAAGTACCGCGGGGTGGACGCGCACTGCGGGGACCTGCGCGTCGTGATCCCCCAGCTGCGCGTGCCCCTCGGTGACCGTGTGGCGGAGGGCGCCCTCTGGGAGGGGCGCACGCCCTCGGGCTTGCCCGTCTACTTCCTCGCGCACGACCACTACTACGACCGGGACGGCCTGTACGGGACCAACGACGGCGACTACTGGGACAACTGCGAGCGCTTCATCTTCTTCTGCCGCGGCGGGCTCGAGGCGCTGGGCGCTCTGGGCCGGGACACGGTCCAGGGCTGGCGGCCACAGCTCATCCACGTCAACGACTGGCAGACGGGCCTGGTCCCGGTCTACCTGCGCACGCTCTACCGCGACCATCCGGGGCTCGGGCGCGTCGCGACCCTGTTCACCATCCACAACCTCGCCTACCAGGGCGTGTTCTGGCACTACGACATGCCCATGACAGGGCTCGGCTGGGACCTCTTCACGCCGGCGGGCATCGAGTTCTACGGCAAGATCAACTTCCTCAAGGGGGGGCTCGTCTTCGCCGACCTGCTCACCACCGTCAGCCGGACCTACGCGCACGAGGTCCGGACGGCCGAGCTCGGCAATGGGCTCGAAGGGGTGCTGGAGGAGCGCAGTCAGGACCTCCACGGCGTGATCAACGGCATCGACTACGAGGAGTGGAACCCGGAGAAGGACGCGGCCCTGGTCAGGCGCTACTCGGTCTCCGACCTCGAGGGCCGGGCCGCCTGCCGGGCGGCGCTCTGCCGGGAGCTCGGGCTCGCCGGAGGGCCAGGGCTCCTCCTCGGCATGGTGACGCGGCTCGCCGACCAGAAAGGGCTCGACCTCACGCTCGAGGCACTGCCGGAGCTTCTCGCGGCGGGCGCTTCGCTGGCCCTGCTGGGGTCCGGCGCCCCGCACCTCGAGGAGGCTTTCACCCAGGCCGCGGCCCAGCACCCGGGACGCGTGGCCGTGAGGATCGGCTTCGACGACGACCTGGCGCGGCGCATCTATGCCGGCGTGGACTGCTTCCTGATGCCGTCCCGGTACGAGCCGTGCGGGCTCGGCCAGCTCATCGCCCTGCGGTACGGCGCCGTGCCGATCGTCCGGCGCACCGGCGGACTGGCGGACACGGTGCGGGCCTTCGATCCGGCCCGCCGCCTCGGCACGGGTTTCCTGTTCGACGGCTTCACGGCGGAGGATCTGGTCGATGCCGTGAGGCGAGCGGACGCGGTCCACCGAGACCCAGCGCTCTGGGGCGGGCTCGTGCGACATGCCATGGCCGAGGACTTCTCGTGGGATGCCTCGGCTCGCGACTACGTGACGCTGTACCGCAAGGCGCTCCGGGCCCGCCCGCCCCGGGCCTGA
- a CDS encoding P-II family nitrogen regulator, whose protein sequence is MKKIEAIIKPFKLDDVKEALTELGVVGMTVTEVRGFGRQKGHTELYRGSEYTIDFLPKVKVEVVVPDDLVDKIVSVICAAAKTGSIGDGKVFVLPLGEAIRIRTGETGQSAI, encoded by the coding sequence ATGAAGAAGATCGAGGCCATCATCAAGCCGTTCAAGCTGGACGACGTCAAGGAAGCCCTGACCGAGCTCGGCGTGGTCGGGATGACGGTCACCGAGGTGCGCGGGTTCGGCCGCCAGAAGGGGCACACCGAGCTCTACCGCGGGTCGGAGTACACCATCGACTTCCTGCCGAAGGTCAAGGTCGAGGTGGTGGTGCCCGACGACCTCGTGGACAAGATCGTGTCGGTGATCTGCGCGGCGGCCAAGACCGGCTCCATCGGCGACGGCAAGGTGTTCGTGCTCCCGCTGGGCGAGGCGATACGGATCCGCACCGGCGAGACCGGGCAATCCGCCATCTGA
- the glnE gene encoding bifunctional [glutamate--ammonia ligase]-adenylyl-L-tyrosine phosphorylase/[glutamate--ammonia-ligase] adenylyltransferase, with product MSGLLAAAPGDPGALRQLRRLGFADPAGALANLHALAPTPFEGEALGPFLPRLMSALAAAPDPDMALNNLERLAAHSERAALFRLLDAHPGAIHLLARLGGTSQFLADTLRRYPHLFPWLLEPWTMRQWLRDELEEELRQSTAAFSRPEARWNALRRFKYRQLLRIGCRDILGDADLTVTTEELSRLADVCLETARRWAEDELRPLYGAPLGPDGAPTGLAVIGMGKLGGDELNYSSDIDLIFVYGEDGETQGGSAGRVPNDRYFTEATRAIVGAIESVTDEGHAFRVDLRLRPEGRSGALILSLQGYRTYFAERAETWERQALIKARLCAGDEAVAARFFELARPFVFRPGVDPGIVAEIRRMKQEIDRSQRARGSERRNVKLGAGGIREIEFLVQALQLLYAGDDPWLRERNSLRAIFRLTERGYLSPALGRLLGEALVYLRTVEHRLQILHEFQTHSLPEEARALGLLARRMGVTLPPQAARRRFQADYRRVTRGVHAAFREFFDSRPARGRAEPPRVPTFTALKATGFADPDRARQNLRLVLEGRPLLPYPARARAALWRMFPVLLDALWQSPDPDEALNQFERFVAAAGPRTAYLALLAERPDLLANLVKLCARGELLTQMLLSQPELLSGLADPATFAPSRGKAACRAVLAGALAPRLSPSERKDRLRRLKQAEELRITWRMLLRVTDAERFSAEMTALAEAALSTAWLLALEQVAARHGVPRDADGRFIPAVIVGLGKFGGRELATGSDLDLFLVYEGPGQTDGPDSVEAHVFYDRAVEVLSGLLGDITASGLVFPVDLRLRPGSKGSGFASSLDAMAQYYREWADPWERQTLTRARLCTGDARVGRRVRRLLRALLYGTLAAPPDLKEMRLLRERMEKELGKETPGLFHVKFGRGGLVDVEFITQAIQLASGARYPAIRRPNTLQAIRAMGEIGLLSREDAATLAEQYRFLRRVSGGLRLFGTRPADVLELAGPIPGRLARSLDYPSRREFLDDYRRRTAWVRALYDRVVPP from the coding sequence ATGAGCGGGCTGCTGGCGGCGGCCCCGGGCGATCCCGGGGCGCTGCGGCAGCTCCGACGGCTGGGCTTCGCCGATCCGGCGGGGGCGCTCGCCAACCTCCACGCGCTGGCGCCGACGCCCTTCGAGGGTGAGGCCCTGGGGCCGTTCCTGCCGCGGCTCATGAGTGCGCTCGCGGCGGCGCCGGATCCCGACATGGCGCTCAACAACCTGGAGCGCCTGGCCGCCCACAGCGAGCGCGCCGCCCTCTTCCGGCTCCTCGACGCCCACCCCGGAGCCATCCACCTCCTCGCCCGCCTCGGGGGCACCAGCCAGTTCCTCGCCGACACGCTGCGCCGGTATCCGCATCTCTTCCCCTGGCTGCTCGAGCCGTGGACCATGCGCCAGTGGCTCCGGGACGAGCTCGAGGAGGAGCTCCGGCAGAGCACCGCCGCCTTCTCTCGCCCCGAGGCGCGCTGGAACGCGCTCCGCCGCTTCAAGTACCGCCAGCTCCTGCGGATCGGCTGCCGTGACATCCTGGGCGATGCCGACCTCACCGTCACGACGGAGGAGCTCTCCCGGCTCGCGGACGTGTGCCTCGAGACGGCGCGGCGCTGGGCCGAAGACGAGCTCCGTCCCCTCTACGGCGCGCCCCTGGGACCGGACGGCGCGCCCACGGGACTGGCCGTCATCGGCATGGGCAAGCTGGGCGGGGACGAGCTGAACTACTCCTCCGACATCGACCTCATCTTCGTCTACGGCGAGGATGGCGAGACCCAGGGGGGCTCGGCCGGCCGGGTGCCCAACGACCGGTACTTCACGGAGGCGACGCGCGCCATCGTCGGCGCCATCGAGTCGGTGACCGACGAGGGGCATGCCTTCCGCGTGGACCTGCGGCTCCGCCCCGAGGGGCGCTCCGGCGCCCTCATCCTCTCGCTCCAGGGGTACCGGACGTACTTCGCCGAGCGCGCCGAGACCTGGGAGCGGCAGGCGCTCATCAAGGCGCGCCTCTGCGCGGGCGACGAGGCGGTGGCCGCCCGCTTCTTCGAGCTGGCCCGGCCCTTCGTCTTCCGGCCCGGCGTCGACCCCGGCATCGTCGCGGAGATCCGGCGGATGAAGCAGGAGATCGACCGCTCGCAGCGGGCCAGGGGCAGCGAGCGCCGGAACGTGAAGCTGGGCGCCGGCGGCATCCGGGAGATCGAGTTCCTGGTCCAGGCCCTCCAGCTGCTCTACGCGGGGGACGATCCGTGGCTGCGCGAGCGGAACAGCCTGCGGGCCATCTTCCGGCTGACGGAGCGCGGCTACCTCTCGCCCGCCCTCGGCCGGCTCCTGGGCGAGGCCCTCGTCTACCTGCGTACCGTCGAGCACCGGCTGCAGATCCTCCACGAGTTCCAGACCCACAGCCTGCCCGAGGAGGCGCGAGCGCTCGGGCTCCTGGCGCGCCGCATGGGCGTGACGCTGCCGCCGCAGGCCGCGCGCCGCCGCTTCCAGGCCGACTACCGGCGTGTCACGCGCGGCGTGCACGCGGCGTTCCGGGAGTTCTTCGACAGCCGTCCGGCCCGGGGCCGGGCCGAACCGCCGCGCGTGCCCACCTTCACCGCGCTCAAGGCCACGGGCTTCGCCGACCCCGATCGCGCCCGCCAGAACCTCCGGCTCGTGCTCGAGGGACGCCCGCTCCTGCCGTATCCGGCGCGCGCCCGGGCGGCCCTCTGGCGCATGTTCCCGGTGCTGCTCGACGCCCTCTGGCAGAGCCCGGATCCCGACGAGGCGCTGAACCAGTTCGAGCGCTTCGTGGCCGCCGCCGGGCCCCGCACGGCCTACCTCGCCCTCCTGGCCGAGCGCCCCGATCTCCTGGCCAACCTCGTGAAGCTCTGTGCCCGCGGTGAGCTCCTCACGCAGATGCTGCTGTCGCAGCCCGAGCTCCTCAGCGGCCTCGCCGATCCGGCGACCTTCGCTCCGTCCCGGGGCAAGGCGGCCTGCCGGGCGGTGCTGGCGGGAGCCTTGGCGCCACGGCTCTCCCCGAGCGAGCGCAAGGACCGGCTGCGGCGGCTCAAGCAGGCCGAGGAGCTGCGCATCACGTGGCGGATGCTCCTGCGCGTGACGGACGCCGAGCGCTTCTCGGCCGAGATGACGGCGCTGGCCGAGGCCGCGCTCTCCACGGCGTGGCTGCTGGCGCTCGAGCAGGTGGCCGCGCGGCATGGTGTGCCGCGCGACGCTGACGGGCGCTTCATCCCCGCGGTGATCGTTGGGCTCGGGAAATTCGGCGGACGCGAGCTTGCCACCGGATCGGACCTGGACCTCTTCCTGGTCTACGAGGGGCCGGGGCAGACCGACGGCCCCGACAGCGTCGAGGCCCACGTCTTCTACGATCGGGCGGTGGAGGTCCTCTCGGGTCTTCTGGGCGACATCACAGCCTCCGGCCTCGTCTTCCCCGTGGACCTGCGCCTGCGCCCGGGCTCCAAGGGCTCCGGCTTCGCCTCGAGCCTCGACGCCATGGCGCAGTATTACCGCGAGTGGGCGGATCCCTGGGAGCGCCAGACGCTGACGCGGGCGCGACTCTGCACGGGCGACGCGCGAGTGGGCCGGCGGGTGAGACGGCTCCTCCGGGCGCTCCTCTACGGGACGCTGGCAGCGCCGCCGGACCTCAAGGAGATGCGGCTGCTCAGGGAGCGCATGGAGAAGGAGCTCGGCAAGGAGACGCCCGGGCTGTTCCACGTCAAGTTCGGGCGGGGCGGACTCGTGGACGTGGAGTTCATCACCCAGGCCATCCAGCTCGCGAGTGGGGCCCGGTATCCGGCCATCCGCCGCCCGAACACGCTCCAGGCCATCCGCGCCATGGGTGAGATCGGGCTCCTGTCGCGGGAGGACGCGGCGACCCTGGCGGAGCAGTACCGCTTCCTCCGCCGCGTCTCGGGGGGCTTGCGGCTCTTCGGGACGCGCCCTGCCGATGTCCTCGAGCTGGCAGGGCCCATCCCCGGGCGGCTCGCCCGGAGCCTCGACTACCCTTCGCGCCGGGAGTTCCTGGACGACTACCGGCGGCGCACGGCCTGGGTGCGCGCGCTCTACGACCGCGTGGTGCCGCCGTGA
- a CDS encoding DUF4160 domain-containing protein, which yields MPTALRLGPYRFFFYAGDRDEPPHVHVEREDNVAKLWLDPVRLQASGGFGRAEVQRIERLVERNRARLLRSWDDYFND from the coding sequence GTGCCGACGGCGCTGCGGCTGGGTCCGTACCGGTTCTTTTTCTACGCAGGCGATCGCGACGAGCCCCCACACGTACACGTGGAGCGAGAGGACAACGTAGCCAAGCTCTGGCTCGATCCGGTACGCCTTCAGGCCAGCGGAGGATTTGGGCGCGCAGAAGTCCAGCGCATCGAGCGGCTGGTAGAGCGGAATCGAGCGCGCCTACTCAGGAGCTGGGATGACTACTTCAACGACTGA
- a CDS encoding DUF2442 domain-containing protein, whose protein sequence is MTTSTTETLPARARTVAVTEDALTVDLADGRTVTVPIGWYPRLLHGTRRQRSHWRLVGGGLGIHWPDLDEDVSVEDLLAGRPSGESQRSLKRWLDARASKRTQKRGQRQTRGVRRS, encoded by the coding sequence ATGACTACTTCAACGACTGAGACCCTTCCCGCACGGGCGCGGACTGTCGCCGTGACAGAGGACGCGCTGACCGTTGATCTGGCGGACGGACGCACGGTGACCGTCCCGATCGGCTGGTATCCACGGCTGCTCCACGGCACGCGGCGGCAACGGAGCCACTGGCGCTTGGTAGGGGGAGGCCTGGGGATTCACTGGCCTGATCTGGACGAGGACGTGAGCGTCGAGGACCTGCTCGCCGGGAGGCCCTCGGGGGAGAGCCAGCGCTCGCTGAAGCGCTGGCTCGACGCCCGCGCATCGAAGCGAACGCAGAAGCGCGGGCAGCGGCAGACGCGCGGAGTGCGCCGCAGCTGA